The genomic stretch GGGCATGAGCAACCAGCCCTCGTACGCCATCCCGTACATGTACGACTACGCCGGCGACCCCGCCAAGACCCAGGCGGCCGTGCGGCAGATCGAGCAGCGCCTGTACACCGGCAGCGAGATCGGCGAGGGCTACCCCGGCGACGAGGACAACGGCGCCGCCTCCACCTGGCAGATCTTCAGCGCCCTGGGCATGTACCCGCTCCAGGTCGGCGGCGACACCTACATGATCGGCTCCCCGTCGTTCACCAAGGCCAGCATCCGCCTGGACAACGGCCGCACCATCACGGTCAACGCCCCCGACAACAGCGGCAAGAACGTCTACGTGCAGTCGCTCAAGGTCAACGGCAAGGCCTACGACAAGGTCTACCTGACCCAGGACCAGCTGTCGGCCGGCGCCACCCTCGACTTCACCATGGGCTCCAAGCCCTCGAAGTGGGGCACCGGCAAGGACGCGCTGCCGCCGTCCCTGACCAAGGCCGGCAGCAGCCCCGAGCCGCTGGCGGACACCACCGGCACCGGCAAGGGCACCGGCAGCTCCGCTGACGGCACCGACACCGCGGCGCTGTTCGACAACACCTCGGCCACCTCGGCCACCTTCCCGACCGCGACGCCCCAGGTCACCTGGAGCTACAGCGACGGCAAGGGCCAGAAGGCGTCCTTCTACACCCTGACCTCCGGCAAGACCGCGGGCCAGGACCCGAAGAACTGGCAGCTCCAGGGCTCCAGCGACGGCGGCAAGCACTGGAAGACGGTCGACAGCCGCACCGGCCAGACCTTCTCCGACCGCCAGCAGACCCGGCCGTTCGAGATCGCCCACCCGGGCAGCTACAGCTCCTACCGCCTGGTCGTCTCCGCCAACAGCGGCGGCACCTCCACCACCCTCTCGGAGGTCGAGCTGCTGAGCTGAGGCACCACGGGTCCGGCGGCCGCTCCTCGGCCGCCGGACCCGTACGGCACCGAGGGGGCGCGGCCTCGGCCGCGCCCCCTCGGCGTGCCCGCGCGCACCGGCCGAGCCGTCAGCCGCCGCCGGCGGGGTACCCCGGCGGCGGCCGCCGCGCCGCTCCCCGGCGTGACGCGGCGGGGTCCCGGGGCGGTGGCGGAGCGATCAGGTCGAGCAGCCCGTCCACACCGCCGGCGGACACGCTCGCGCGCTGGCGGTCGGCGCCGGCGCCGCCGTCGAGCAGCTCGCCGACGCCCGCGGTGACGCGCTCCAGGTCCCCCTGGGCCCGCAGGGCCGGGGCGACGTGCTCCAGCAGGGCGCCGACGACCTCGCGTGCCGGCGCCGGCGTCCCGCCCCGCGGGTCGACCAGGACATCGGCCAGCCCGTGCCGGGCGGCCCGCCAGCCCGCGGCGCGCAGCACGGCGTCCGCCGGGTCGCGGACCGGGACGGCGCGCTCCACCTCGCCGAGCGCGGTCACCACCAGGCCGCGGGCGAGCCCGGCCAGCGTCACGGCGCTGCGCACGTCGAGCTGGACGTCGGGCGCGCGGATCTCCAGGGTCGGGTACGTCTCCGACAGCCGGGCGTGCCAGTAGAGCTGCTTGCGGTCGGCCACCACACCGGTGGCCAGCAGCTCGCCGACCTGCCGCTCGTAGTCCTCGGCGCCGGCGGT from Actinacidiphila yeochonensis CN732 encodes the following:
- a CDS encoding carboxylate-amine ligase; amino-acid sequence: MESAGAGPPMGVEEEYVLLGPGGLPEPGSARVRAVAEREPALARGEVDSELLQAQVEVATPVCAGLDEVAAHLARLRRGVVAAAGPGCRVASTGSAPFAPDEAVPVTPDRRYREMRTAAARLVDEQLINGMHVHVAVPDRAAGASCLGRLRRWLPVLIALGANSPFWAGRDTGFASWRTIVFGRWPAGGSPPFTAGAEDYERQVGELLATGVVADRKQLYWHARLSETYPTLEIRAPDVQLDVRSAVTLAGLARGLVVTALGEVERAVPVRDPADAVLRAAGWRAARHGLADVLVDPRGGTPAPAREVVGALLEHVAPALRAQGDLERVTAGVGELLDGGAGADRQRASVSAGGVDGLLDLIAPPPPRDPAASRRGAARRPPPGYPAGGG